One stretch of Streptomyces sp. MMBL 11-1 DNA includes these proteins:
- a CDS encoding YbaB/EbfC family nucleoid-associated protein, producing MTEPLEKRLEKAMAELHAAQEAVARTERELRTASFAVLSSDRAVRATSGPQGELTGIEFLDNKYRDMSPQELAASVLEAASAARLKMNRHVMRAMAPFAEPSSNVPELKGFELDWERIFGPEVLREDDEDLARGGPATPAWRDALGDEGEED from the coding sequence GTGACGGAGCCGCTGGAGAAGCGCCTGGAGAAGGCCATGGCCGAACTGCACGCCGCCCAGGAGGCGGTCGCGCGCACCGAGCGCGAGCTGCGGACGGCGTCGTTCGCCGTGCTCTCCTCCGACCGTGCGGTACGGGCCACCTCGGGCCCGCAGGGCGAGCTGACCGGGATCGAGTTCCTGGACAACAAGTACCGCGACATGTCCCCGCAGGAGCTGGCCGCCAGCGTGCTGGAGGCGGCGAGCGCGGCACGCCTGAAGATGAACCGGCATGTGATGCGGGCGATGGCCCCCTTCGCCGAGCCCAGCAGCAACGTGCCGGAGCTGAAGGGCTTCGAGCTGGACTGGGAGCGCATCTTCGGGCCCGAGGTGCTGCGCGAGGACGACGAGGACCTGGCACGGGGCGGCCCGGCCACCCCCGCCTGGCGGGACGCGCTCGGCGACGAGGGAGAGGAGGACTGA
- a CDS encoding AAWKG family protein (Members of this family are unrelated to eukaryotic Tcp10, although some members contain a repetitive region similar to a C-terminal repeat region of Tcp10.): protein MAGEYDDESKSNVDKYRETDAASSDNWAALVTHLTGYPVPDRAVIFDTLRSDHGGKLFRMDIQERSLSLLSRDSGFLQNTGQDYDVWFFDSGERRSIKQARIVFEGRVKSGDEVIFAGTDSDNVEDVSVREGNEFTDYNKDKMSTIPLARYMNGPRAALLALLRGNSGDGRFSGEGADDKGVVDLDTFNSTGDSFDYAAKFFKDQAPLLKEWEDRFGRDDASWKGEAADVFISLIRKVRENYDNYVETFNNTEGTGDRNGTGSTVYSRALSLGRAHLEEAARTLLDKWLAWAQSDYYDPHRVLRYVLDDLAQWVDKENVARTDITSHTYQYVSSITHSPHTDFSQVHPDYGDLNDIANWAKVGDKAVDIWSRAVDELLVVPAREVQSKLNNQFLSLSEDFTDNVPAPKSTSTAGEEYEKNKLEEEKEKLNEENEENRRYQDELRDEQNKQREEDKRLQDELRDEQRKQREEDKRLQDELRDEQNKQREEDKKLQDELREEQKNQRDEDRRYADELREEQRREREEAERAAEEQAKQMQESLGNINGPGGGGGSLDGLDDLLNPKPDVPVTESLGDLGNLNTSGPGGENAPNLDGVGNAISENLGSLGDVNSQGGENQHAPGGENQHAPGGENQHAPGGGPLPVGQNLGNLGNLNVNGSGTTRNPGAAANDAITQNLGSLGGLNGSGGSLDTPTGGSVQLDGSGLRTDFPDGSSASFDRDSGLLTTTLPDGSVTTQGLGDGVRVTNPDGSVTSLGGDGRLTTTFPDGTSQVVDPASGEAISTAPDGTVTTENLGSLGGLNGSGGSLDTPTGGSVQLDGSGLRTDFPDGSSASFDRDSGLLTTTLPDGSVTTQGLGDGVRVTNPDGSVTSLGGDGRLTTTFPDGTSQVVDPASGEVTSTAPDGTVTTENLGSLGGLNGRNGIGDLGGLRGLGDLGGINADLPTESPGDLGGRQAANDLGDLGNLNTGDTGLTSFTGSLTGLENGDFATLFPDGGKAVFDPDTGQLTSIAPDGSRITTDLTHGADVTNPDGSVSSLDNGRFVNSFPDGSSHSIDPDSGATTVTDPQGRTETVTLDEINSRGSDRGPGFLDDLRDLGTNSDLGSLGDLNGNRHLDGLDGNRELDLDAIEGVGGGSSGGGGAGGGAATRDVSLSELGLGAQAGAGGSGGGLSGANLPSSEILGQVSPLSDSVADNAAPPGAGGSGPGAPGAPGTPGSPGMPMGGGMGGMGAGGEKGNGERVRAVLVDAAEESERRNRRRRSPWNRQEDNDTFLAPSSRVTTTGGDSPEEEAEQERRPATSADYLEEDADVWGTEEGGTPAVIGR, encoded by the coding sequence GTGGCCGGCGAGTACGACGATGAATCCAAGAGCAACGTCGACAAGTACAGGGAGACCGACGCGGCGTCCTCCGACAACTGGGCCGCACTCGTCACCCACCTCACCGGCTACCCGGTGCCCGACCGCGCCGTCATCTTCGACACGCTCCGCTCCGACCACGGCGGCAAGCTTTTCCGGATGGACATCCAGGAGCGCAGCCTCAGCCTCCTCTCCAGGGACTCCGGATTTCTGCAGAACACGGGTCAGGACTACGACGTCTGGTTCTTCGACAGCGGAGAGAGGCGCTCCATCAAGCAGGCCCGGATCGTCTTCGAGGGCCGCGTGAAGTCGGGGGACGAGGTCATCTTCGCCGGCACCGACTCCGACAACGTCGAGGACGTGAGCGTCCGTGAGGGCAACGAGTTCACGGACTACAACAAGGACAAGATGAGCACCATCCCCCTGGCCCGGTACATGAACGGGCCGCGGGCGGCACTCCTCGCCCTGCTGCGGGGAAACAGCGGGGACGGCCGCTTCAGCGGGGAGGGGGCCGATGACAAGGGCGTCGTCGACCTGGACACCTTCAACTCCACCGGCGACTCCTTCGACTACGCGGCCAAGTTCTTCAAGGACCAGGCGCCGCTGCTCAAGGAGTGGGAGGACCGCTTCGGCCGGGACGACGCCAGTTGGAAGGGTGAGGCCGCAGACGTCTTCATCAGCCTCATCAGGAAGGTCCGCGAGAACTACGACAACTACGTCGAGACCTTCAACAACACGGAGGGCACCGGTGACCGGAACGGCACCGGCAGCACCGTGTACTCCCGCGCCCTCTCCCTGGGCCGCGCGCACCTGGAGGAGGCGGCCAGGACACTGTTGGACAAGTGGCTGGCCTGGGCCCAGTCCGACTACTACGACCCGCACCGGGTGCTGCGCTATGTCCTCGACGATCTCGCCCAGTGGGTCGACAAGGAGAACGTGGCGAGGACGGACATCACCTCGCACACGTACCAGTACGTCTCGTCGATCACGCACAGTCCGCATACCGACTTCAGCCAGGTGCACCCGGACTACGGCGACCTCAACGACATCGCCAACTGGGCGAAGGTCGGCGACAAGGCGGTCGACATCTGGAGCCGGGCCGTCGACGAGCTTCTCGTCGTCCCCGCCCGCGAAGTGCAGTCGAAGCTCAACAACCAGTTCCTCTCGCTCTCCGAGGACTTCACCGACAACGTGCCCGCGCCCAAGTCGACGAGCACGGCGGGTGAGGAGTACGAGAAGAACAAGTTGGAGGAGGAGAAGGAGAAGCTCAACGAGGAGAACGAGGAGAACCGCCGCTACCAGGACGAGTTGCGTGATGAGCAGAACAAGCAACGGGAGGAGGACAAGAGGCTCCAGGACGAGTTGCGTGACGAGCAGAGGAAGCAACGGGAGGAGGACAAGAGGCTCCAGGACGAGTTGCGTGACGAGCAGAACAAGCAACGGGAGGAGGACAAGAAGCTCCAGGACGAACTGCGTGAGGAACAGAAGAACCAGCGCGACGAGGACCGCCGGTACGCGGACGAGCTGCGTGAGGAGCAGCGGCGCGAGCGGGAGGAGGCCGAGCGGGCGGCCGAGGAGCAGGCCAAGCAGATGCAGGAGAGCCTCGGGAACATCAACGGCCCGGGCGGCGGGGGCGGAAGCCTCGACGGCCTCGACGACCTGCTGAACCCCAAGCCGGACGTCCCGGTGACCGAGAGCCTCGGTGACCTCGGCAACCTCAACACCTCCGGTCCCGGCGGCGAAAACGCCCCGAACCTCGACGGCGTGGGCAACGCGATCTCGGAGAACCTCGGCAGCCTCGGCGACGTGAACAGCCAGGGCGGCGAGAACCAGCACGCCCCGGGCGGCGAGAACCAGCACGCCCCGGGCGGCGAGAACCAGCACGCCCCGGGCGGCGGGCCCCTCCCCGTGGGCCAGAACCTCGGCAACCTTGGCAACCTCAACGTCAACGGCTCGGGCACCACAAGGAACCCCGGCGCCGCGGCCAACGACGCGATCACTCAGAACCTGGGGAGTCTCGGTGGTCTGAACGGGTCGGGCGGTTCTCTGGACACTCCGACGGGTGGCTCCGTTCAGCTCGATGGTTCCGGGCTGAGGACTGATTTCCCGGATGGCAGTAGCGCGTCGTTCGACCGGGACAGCGGGCTGCTCACCACGACGCTCCCGGACGGCAGCGTCACCACGCAGGGCTTGGGCGACGGGGTCCGGGTGACCAACCCGGACGGTTCGGTCACCTCGTTGGGTGGCGACGGCAGGCTGACCACGACCTTCCCGGACGGTACGTCGCAGGTCGTCGACCCGGCGTCCGGTGAGGCCATCTCCACCGCGCCCGACGGCACCGTCACCACCGAGAACCTGGGGAGTCTCGGTGGTCTGAACGGGTCGGGCGGTTCTCTGGACACTCCGACGGGTGGCTCCGTTCAGCTCGATGGTTCCGGGCTGAGGACTGATTTCCCGGATGGCAGTAGCGCGTCGTTCGACCGGGACAGCGGGCTGCTCACCACGACGCTCCCGGACGGCAGCGTCACCACGCAGGGCTTGGGCGACGGGGTCCGGGTGACCAACCCGGACGGTTCGGTCACCTCGTTGGGTGGCGACGGCAGGCTGACCACGACCTTCCCGGACGGTACGTCGCAGGTTGTCGACCCGGCGTCCGGTGAGGTCACCTCCACCGCGCCCGACGGCACCGTCACCACCGAGAATCTGGGGAGTCTCGGTGGCCTGAACGGCCGCAACGGGATAGGGGACCTCGGGGGCCTCCGGGGCCTGGGTGACCTCGGCGGCATCAACGCCGACCTGCCCACCGAGTCGCCCGGCGACCTCGGCGGCCGGCAGGCCGCCAACGACCTCGGTGACCTCGGAAACCTCAACACCGGCGACACGGGCCTCACGTCCTTCACGGGCAGCCTGACCGGACTGGAGAACGGCGACTTCGCCACGCTCTTCCCGGACGGCGGCAAGGCCGTCTTCGACCCGGACACGGGGCAGCTCACCAGCATCGCTCCGGACGGCTCCAGGATCACCACCGACCTCACCCACGGGGCGGACGTGACCAACCCGGACGGCTCCGTCTCATCTCTGGACAACGGACGGTTCGTCAACTCCTTCCCCGACGGCTCCAGCCACTCCATCGACCCGGACTCCGGCGCCACCACCGTGACCGACCCGCAGGGCAGGACCGAAACGGTCACGCTCGACGAGATCAACTCGCGCGGCAGCGACCGCGGCCCCGGATTCCTGGACGACCTGCGGGACCTCGGCACGAACAGTGATCTCGGCAGCCTCGGTGACCTCAACGGGAACCGTCACCTCGACGGCCTCGACGGGAACCGCGAGCTCGATCTCGATGCGATCGAGGGAGTCGGTGGCGGAAGCAGCGGCGGCGGGGGCGCCGGCGGTGGAGCCGCCACCCGGGACGTCTCGCTCTCGGAGCTGGGGCTGGGCGCCCAGGCCGGAGCAGGAGGCTCCGGCGGCGGTCTTTCGGGTGCGAACCTCCCCTCGTCGGAGATCCTCGGCCAGGTGTCCCCGCTCTCCGACAGCGTGGCGGACAACGCGGCGCCCCCCGGCGCCGGTGGCAGCGGCCCGGGCGCCCCCGGCGCCCCGGGCACGCCGGGCAGCCCCGGTATGCCGATGGGCGGCGGCATGGGAGGCATGGGCGCGGGTGGCGAGAAGGGCAACGGCGAGCGCGTGCGCGCCGTCCTGGTCGACGCCGCGGAGGAGAGTGAACGACGCAACCGCCGCAGGCGCAGCCCATGGAACAGGCAGGAGGACAACGACACCTTCCTGGCCCCCTCCTCCCGGGTGACGACCACCGGCGGCGACTCCCCCGAGGAGGAGGCGGAGCAGGAACGTCGCCCGGCCACCTCCGCGGACTACCTGGAGGAGGACGCGGACGTGTGGGGCACGGAGGAGGGCGGCACCCCGGCCGTCATTGGCAGGTGA
- a CDS encoding type VII secretion system-associated protein, with product MAGEKADVKHFDLKQMENFRDNEVHPVYTKAKQHREDGSAEEGEAHIRPLGQLIDGYTTPDNLEQGRQILRLGLMNTDKLVSGPTLIESVTTAATALDKLLGDQMDLFRELKEALTDTIEEAEKTKNKNLDAIDAQTLLQTFEEVDTLTSGSTGTEEK from the coding sequence ATGGCCGGCGAGAAGGCCGACGTCAAGCACTTTGACCTCAAGCAGATGGAGAACTTCCGGGACAACGAGGTGCACCCGGTCTACACCAAGGCCAAGCAGCACCGGGAGGACGGCAGCGCCGAGGAGGGCGAGGCCCACATCCGGCCCCTCGGTCAGCTCATCGATGGCTACACGACTCCGGACAACCTCGAACAGGGCCGGCAGATCCTGCGTCTGGGGCTGATGAACACCGACAAGCTGGTCTCGGGACCCACGCTGATCGAGAGCGTCACCACCGCGGCGACCGCCCTGGACAAGCTGCTCGGTGACCAGATGGACCTCTTCAGAGAGCTCAAGGAGGCTCTCACCGACACCATCGAAGAGGCCGAGAAGACCAAGAACAAGAACCTGGACGCGATCGACGCCCAGACGCTGCTCCAGACCTTCGAAGAGGTCGACACGCTCACCAGCGGGTCCACGGGCACGGAAGAGAAGTAG
- a CDS encoding WXG100 family type VII secretion target, with the protein MADGIIDVQYSTVRNAIEELKQQTQQIITTLNNLEDELKPLVTSWEGDDQQMYRGVQAEWDQATKNMALLLGDSGELVQSIHDNHSRDERRSADNWGGVRAR; encoded by the coding sequence ATGGCCGACGGCATCATCGATGTGCAGTACTCCACGGTCCGCAACGCGATCGAGGAACTGAAGCAGCAGACCCAGCAGATCATCACCACCCTCAACAACCTGGAGGACGAGCTCAAGCCGCTCGTGACCTCGTGGGAGGGTGACGACCAGCAGATGTACCGCGGTGTCCAGGCCGAGTGGGACCAGGCGACCAAGAACATGGCCCTGCTCCTCGGCGACAGCGGCGAGCTGGTCCAGAGCATCCACGACAACCACTCCCGCGACGAGCGCAGGAGCGCCGACAACTGGGGCGGTGTGCGCGCCCGGTAG